One Peptococcaceae bacterium genomic window, GATGGATAACCTCCAGGTCTTCCCTGGCGGACGCGACCCTGACAACCTCCACCGTATGAGTGGAAACCCCGACAGCCTTCACAAGCCCCCTTGCTTTAGCTTCCCACAGGTATTCCAGCGCCGGCCTGTGCCCCTTTAAGGTCAGTTCGGATTCCTGCTCGTGAAGCAAAAAAATGTCGATATAATCCCTATCCAGCGCAAGGCGTGCTTCCTCCAGGCTCTTTTTCATACCCTCTTTGGTGTAATCGTAAGATTTGCTGGCGATGACCACGGGTTTGTCCCAGCCCCACAAGGCCTTCTTTATATAGGGATAAGTGCCGTAAATCTTCGCAGTGTCAATAAAATTTACTCCCTTTTCAAGCGCATAACGAATGACCGCCGCCCCGTCTTCCAGGCTTAAATTGGCCTGAAGCGGTCCCACGGTAAGCGAGCCGAAACAAAACCTTGAAACTCTTATGCCCGTATTCCCGAGGTATTTGTATTCCATATCCGGTGCTCTCCTTCATTACAAACACTATAAAGATAAAGCCTCACACCCCAGTGTGAGGCTTTACGTTATTTGCCCAGGTA contains:
- a CDS encoding aldo/keto reductase produces the protein MEYKYLGNTGIRVSRFCFGSLTVGPLQANLSLEDGAAVIRYALEKGVNFIDTAKIYGTYPYIKKALWGWDKPVVIASKSYDYTKEGMKKSLEEARLALDRDYIDIFLLHEQESELTLKGHRPALEYLWEAKARGLVKAVGVSTHTVEVVRVASAREDLEVIHPIVNMQGLGLLDGNQADLMAELKRAYENGKGIYGMKPLGGGNLVHRAKEALEFAFSYPYLHSVAVGCKLREEVEYNLKIMKGLEPPAMLASFLRGASRKLHIEDWCTGCGLCVESCPFNLLKVEKGKAVLVGEDCMFCGYCGAACKQFAIKIV